ATATTGAAGGCGTTAATACAGCTCCAAACCTGAAACAAACAGGGCTGACAAATTGCTCTAAAATTACTCATTTCTCGCCTTTATCATCATGCAAGAAAATCATTAGTTTGATCTGCAATTATACCGGCATAACTAATGAACAGATGAAAAGCATGGGATCCCAGAGTGAATTGACCAAGCTGGCAGCAACCATCCTACTGATATTAGTCAACTAAGTGATAATGCCTCCCGGTTGAGTCTCATCCGCCAGCCAATCGATCTTGTCGATGTTGTGCTGGGTGAAAAAACGGAAATTCAGCTGAAGGATAGAAATTCACAACGCGTTGACATTATTGAGTGGCTGACAGAGGGCAGTATTACCTGGAAGGGGACAGGCAAAACCTGGCCTGGCCGCATAGCGGCGAAAATACGCTGACTTGCTCATGGCAGGGGGAAGACGGTACATCCCCGGTACGCTGACTCAAAGAGCTAATAAATAAAACTGAATGTTTGCCAACGGTGGCAGCTATTTTGACGCTGTGGTACAAATCATGACGTTGGTGAACAGCCGTATTTCAGACAGTTTGCATTAAACCCGTCGGGTAACATTATTTCATCCGACTCCCCCCTTGATAAAGGGGCTTAAAGCGGCAGCTTTATCTCACTCCTACAGCAGGTCGAAAAAAAATAAAACTGAGTGAAGATACTTTACCCTAAGGCCCAGCCTACCCCACTCCCTCTAAGCTACCCCAAACAGTCCGTCAAATGCCATACGGCAAGGGGAAGCCCAAAAGGAGTTTGATTCATGGCCCCAGGATGGTCATCAGATGTAGAAACTAAGGTTTATCAGTCTGTTAAAGCCTCCGAGGAACTTTATTTTCATATATCGTCAGCACTGACTTCCTGTAGCCAACCGGGGCGCATTTGCGGCACCGATTTCAGTAGCCGGGCGGTGTAATCATCAAGCGGAGCGCTGAACACCTGCTCCAGCCCCCCCTGCCGCACCACGTTGCCATGACGCAATACCATAACTTCGTCCGCAACGGCCTTCACAACATGCAGATCGTGGGTGATAAACAGCAGGGAAACGCCGGTTTCCTGCTGTATTTTTTTCAGCAGGATAAGCACCTCACGCCCAACCAGCGGATCGAGCGCCGAGGTTGGCTCATCACAAACGATCAGTTCCGGCTCCACCGCCAGCGCGCGGGCAATGCAGACGCGCTGCTTCTGGCCGCCAGACAGCGCGTGAGGATAGCGGTCAGCGAGCAAAGGTGAAAGCCCCACTTTCACCAGCAGTTCATCAACACGCGTCTGCCGCCGTGACGCGGAGAGTTCGGTCAGGCACACCATCGCCCGCTCAATTTGCAGACGGATGGTTAAACGCGGATTGAGCGCGGTATCGGGATGCTGATGGATCATCTGCACTCTTTGCAGCTGCTGGCGCGTGCGCTGACGCAGCACGGGGGGGAGCTGCCGATCGTTAAAATGAATTTCTCCATGAGACGGGGCAACCAGACCACACACCGCTCGCCCAAGCGTTGATTTTCCCGCGCCGGACTCCCCGATCAACGCCAGCGTACGCCCGCGCCCAATGGCCAGAGAAACCGTATGCAGCACCGTATCGCCATGATACTCAACGCTGACCTGTTGGGCTTTCAGTATCGGCGGCGTAACGCTACGCGGCTGATGGGGTTCGCCGTGGCTGTGCAGCAGTTCGCGGGTGTATTCCTGCTGCGGCTGGGCCAACAGCGCCTTCGTTGCGCCCGTTTCCACCTGTCGCCCACGGCGCAGCACCATAATACGTTGACTGAGCTGGGCAACAACCGCCAGATCGTGGCTGATATAAAGCGCGGCCACGCCGGTTTGTTGGATAACCTGCTGGATGGCCTTCAACACCTCCAGCTGGGTGGTCACGTCAAGGGCGGTGGTGGGCTCATCGAAAATGATCAGCTCTGGCCCGGCGCAAATCGCCATAGCAATCATGGCGCGCTGTAGCTGACCGCCGGAAACCTGATGCGGATAACGGTGGAAGAAGCTCTCCGGCTGCGGTAGCCGTAGCTGGGAGAAAATCTCAATGGCGCGACGGATTGCCTCACGGCGTCCCAGCAATCGGTGACGAACGGCGCTTTCAATCACCTGCTCACCGATTTTTTTCGCCGGGTTAAACGCCGCGCTGGCTGACTGCGCCACGTAGGCAATTTTTGCCCCACGAACCTTGCGCCACTGCCGCTCTGACAGCGCGGTCAGCTCGCCGCCGGAAAAGAGGATCTGCCCTCCGCTCAACGTCATGCCGTGTCGGCAGTGACCGAGGATGGCCTGACCTATGGTGGATTTCCCCGCGCCGGACTCGCCTATCAGTCCCAGCACCTCACCTTTACGCAGAGCAAAAGAGACATCATCGACCAGCACTGCGCTCCCTGCGGTCACCCGCAGATTTTTCACGCTTAACAACGGTTGCTCGCTCATATTCTACTCCTGCCAGCTACGGGTATGCTGGCTCAACAGCCAGTCGGCCACGCTGTTTAACGCCAGCGCCAGCAGGGCAATTGCCGCGCCCGGGATGAGAGATGCCCATACGCCAAACAGGATGCCGTCTTTGTTATCCCGCGCCAGCCCCCCCCAGTCGGCGGTAGGCGGCTGGATCCCCAGCCCCAGGAACGAAAGCGCCGACAGAAACAGCAGAATGAAGATAAAACGTAAGGCGAACTCCACGACCAGCGTGGTGAACGCATTCGGCAGGATCTCCCGCCACAAAACCCAGCCCAGCCGTTCACCGCGCAGGCGAGCCACTTCAATAAACTCCTGGGCCGAAATATCCAGCGCCAGAGAACGCGCAACGCGCAGCACGCGGGTTGACTCCAGAATCCCCAGTACAGCAATAATCACCGGCATGGTTTTCGGCAGCATTGCCAAAATCACTAAAGCGAGGATGAGGGTCGGAATGGCCATCAGAATATCGTTGATGCGTGAAATCAGCGTGTCCACCCATCCACCGGCGTAGCCGGCCAAAAAACCCAGGAAA
This DNA window, taken from Erwinia tasmaniensis Et1/99, encodes the following:
- a CDS encoding ABC transporter permease, translated to MLRVKLAVLPGIIGLSLFILVALFAPWLAPWAPDQVVGSAWSEMTPQNWLGTDNLGRDLLSRLIWGTRTSLCVSALATLLAFVIGIFLGFLAGYAGGWVDTLISRINDILMAIPTLILALVILAMLPKTMPVIIAVLGILESTRVLRVARSLALDISAQEFIEVARLRGERLGWVLWREILPNAFTTLVVEFALRFIFILLFLSALSFLGLGIQPPTADWGGLARDNKDGILFGVWASLIPGAAIALLALALNSVADWLLSQHTRSWQE
- a CDS encoding ABC transporter ATP-binding protein, which codes for MSEQPLLSVKNLRVTAGSAVLVDDVSFALRKGEVLGLIGESGAGKSTIGQAILGHCRHGMTLSGGQILFSGGELTALSERQWRKVRGAKIAYVAQSASAAFNPAKKIGEQVIESAVRHRLLGRREAIRRAIEIFSQLRLPQPESFFHRYPHQVSGGQLQRAMIAMAICAGPELIIFDEPTTALDVTTQLEVLKAIQQVIQQTGVAALYISHDLAVVAQLSQRIMVLRRGRQVETGATKALLAQPQQEYTRELLHSHGEPHQPRSVTPPILKAQQVSVEYHGDTVLHTVSLAIGRGRTLALIGESGAGKSTLGRAVCGLVAPSHGEIHFNDRQLPPVLRQRTRQQLQRVQMIHQHPDTALNPRLTIRLQIERAMVCLTELSASRRQTRVDELLVKVGLSPLLADRYPHALSGGQKQRVCIARALAVEPELIVCDEPTSALDPLVGREVLILLKKIQQETGVSLLFITHDLHVVKAVADEVMVLRHGNVVRQGGLEQVFSAPLDDYTARLLKSVPQMRPGWLQEVSADDI